The following coding sequences are from one Panicum hallii strain FIL2 chromosome 5, PHallii_v3.1, whole genome shotgun sequence window:
- the LOC112892950 gene encoding epoxide hydrolase 3-like produces the protein MVNLVEAQKPLLHFLVRRAGLRQHTVDVDGAGTVITFWVPKDMVPRDKPTVRDVTPGAAAKTTSSNKLPPPAKKDRPAVVLVHGFAAEGIVTWQFQVGVLAKHYDVYVPDLLYFGGSTSPSADRSPGFQAECLATALRKLGVGPCAVVGFSYGGMVSFKMAEAHPDLVRSLVVSGSVVAMTDSISETTLERIGVKSSAELLLPESVRGLKALLSIATHRKLWFPDRLHRDYLEVMFTNRRERAELLEGLVVSNKDATVPVLPQKILLLWGENDNIFNIELAKTMKEQLGEKTMLQSISKAGHLVHLERPCVYNRRLKEFLASVTATENPKQ, from the exons ATGGTGAACCTGGTGGAGGCGCAGAAGCCGCTGCTGCACTTCCTGGTCCGGAGGGCCGGGCTGCGGCAGCACACCGTCGACGTCGACGGCGCCGGCACGGTCATCACCTTCTGGGTGCCCAAGGACATGGTGCCCAGGGACAAGCCCACCGTGCGGGACGTCACGCCCGGGGCAGCTGCCAAGACCACCAGCAGCAacaagctgccgccgccggccaagAAGGACAGGCCCGCCGTCGTGCTCGTGCATGGCTTCGCCGCCGAGGGCATCGTGACCTGGCAGTTCCAG GTGGGCGTGCTGGCGAAGCACTACGACGTGTACGTGCCGGACCTGCTCTACTTCGGCGGCTCGACGTCGCCGTCGGCGGACCGGTCCCCGGGGTTCCAGGCGGAGTGCCTGGCGACGGCGCTCCGGAAGCTGGGCGTGGGCCCGTGCGCGGTGGTCGGGTTCAGCTACGGTGGGATGGTGTCGTTCAAGATGGCGGAGGCGCACCCGGACCTGGTGCGATCGCTCGTGGTGTCGGGCTCCGTCGTGGCCATGACCGACTCCATCAGCGAGACGACGCTGGAGCGGATCGGCGTCAAGTCCTCGGCGGAGCTGCTGCTGCCGGAGTCCGTCAGGGGGCTCAAGGCGCTGCTCTCCATCGCCACCCACCGGAAGCTCTGGTTCCCCGACCGCCTCCACAGGGACTACCTCGAG GTGATGTTCACCAACCGCAGGGAGAGAGCGGAGCTGCTGGAAGGTTTGGTGGTCAGCAACAAAGACGCCACCGTGCCCGTCTTGCCGCAG AAAATACTTCTGCTGTGGGGGGAGAACGACAACATCTTCAACATCGAGCTCGCCAAGACAATGAAAGA GCAGCTGGGTGAGAAGACGATGCTGCAGAGCATAAGCAAGGCAGGGCACCTCGTGCACCTGGAGAGGCCCTGCGTCTACAACCGACGACTCAAGGAGTTCCTGGCGTCGGTCACGGCCACAGAAAACCCCAAGCAGTGA
- the LOC112891600 gene encoding uncharacterized protein LOC112891600, producing MSTENYDPYYPDQPVVDQYLPVWARQPAFGPKPAFIWAEDGDDPRGGGTPSYAALTYSELNAAAQRMALGLLETVRRGDTVLLLAAPGLRLVKLIFACQRAGLVAVPISPPDPSKLGTPTAHLHLLRAVAQTRPAAAVADAGYIGAVMESPAAALKRLRWVSVGHLESRCSGDAAAGGKTGRSRTGYGGCAPGETYLIQYTSGATGAPRPVVVTAGAAAHNVRAARKAYDLHPGSVVASWLPQYHDCGLMFLLLTVVAGATCVLASPAAFLRRPRLWLELVAEFRATCTPVPSFALPLVLRRGRPGHGTRPLDLGSLRNLILVNEPIYESSVDEFLEEFGRAGLDAASISPSYGLAENCTFVSTAWRGTEAKLWSGRRLRLPSYKKLLPSARLPPLASSREEPEIDIFIVDGQTGEPVEDGVEGEIWVSSPSNASGYLGLPSASREVFCARLPGRPGASFVRTGDCGVVRGTERYLYVLGRSADAIATGDGRRRVHAHYVETAAFGSSPGSLRGGCVAAFATPSPSSFVVVAELQKGRGNAHPSSICDGIRRAVWKQEGVKVGHVVLAESGALPKTTSGKLRRGSAREMLAGELIPKVFEAIYDEDDRGGAWARGGGNEMEVCGTSWVVGEAGSGEVTGMVVMASGSASHRLRLQSSL from the coding sequence ATGTCCACCGAGAACTACGACCCCTACTACCCCGACCAGCCGGTGGTCGACCAGTACCTCCCTGTGTGGGCCAGGCAGCCGGCGTTCGGCCCCAAGCCCGCCTTCATATGGGCGGAGGACGGTGACGACCCGCGTGGCGGCGGCACGCCGTCGTACGCCGCGCTGACGTACTCCGAGCTGAACGCCGCCGCGCAGCGCATGGCTCTCGGCCTGCTAGAGACCGTGCGCAGGGGTGACACCGTCCTCCTGCTCGCGGCGCCGGGCCTCCGCCTCGTCAAGCTCATCTTCGCGTGCCAGCGCGCGGGGCTCGTGGCGGTGCCCATCTCGCCGCCCGACCCATCCAAGCTCGGCACGCCCACGGcccacctccacctcctgcgCGCCGTGGCGCAGACGAGGCCGGCCGCCGCGGTCGCCGACGCGGGGTACATTGGCGCGGTCATGgagtcgccggccgccgcgctgaAGCGTCTGCGGTGGGTTTCGGTGGGCCACTTGGAGAGCAGGTGCTCGGGTGATGCGGCAGCCGGTGGCAAGACGGGCCGGAGCCGGACGGGCTACGGGGGCTGCGCGCCGGGCGAGACGTACCTGATCCAGTACACGTCGGGGGCCACCGGCGCCCCGCGGCCCGTCGTGGTCAccgcgggcgccgcggcgcACAACGTGCGCGCGGCGAGGAAGGCCTACGACCTCCACCCGGGCAGCGTCGTCGCGTCGTGGCTGCCGCAGTACCACGACTGCggcctcatgttcctcctcctCACCGTCGTCGCCGGCGCCACGTGCGTGCTCGCCTCGCCCGCGGCCTTCCTCCGGCGCCCGCGCCTCTGGCTCGAGCTCGTCGCCGAGTTCAGGGCCACGTGCACGCCGGTCCCGTCGTTCGCGCTGCCGCTGGTGCTCAGGCGAGGCCGCCCGGGGCACGGGACGCGGCCGCTCGACCTCGGGAGCCTACGGAACCTTATCCTGGTAAACGAGCCCATCTACGAGTCGTCGGTTGACGAGTTCCTGGAAGAGTTCGGCCGTGCCGGCCTAGACGCGGCGTCCATCTCGCCGTCCTACGGGCTAGCGGAGAACTGCACGTTCGTGTCCACCGCGTGGCGCGGAACGGAAGCGAAGCTTTGGAGCGGCCGCCGGCTGAGGCTCCCGTCGTACAAGAAGCTCTTGCCGTCCGCCAGGCTACCGCCCCTGGCGTCTTCCCGCGAGGAGCCGGAAATTGACATCTTTATTGTTGACGGACAGACTGGAGAGCCCGTGGAGGACGGCGTCGAGGGGGAGATATGGGTGTCCTCGCCGAGCAACGCGTCGGGGTACCTCGGGCTCCCGTCGGCGAGCCGCGAGGTGTTTTGTGCGAGGCTGCCAGGGAGACCCGGCGCGAGCTTCGTGCGCACGGGCGACTGCGGCGTCGTGCGCGGAACGGAGCGCTACCTCTACGTGCTCGGCCGGAGCGCGGACGCCATCGCCACCGGCGACGGGCGACGGCGCGTGCACGCGCACTACGTTGAGACGGCGGCTTTCGGCAGCTCGCCGGGTTCACTGAGGGGAGGCTGCGTCGCCGCCTTTgccacgccgtcgccgtcgtcgttcgTGGTCGTGGCGGAGCtgcaaaagggaagaggcaatGCGCATCCGAGCAGCATCTGCGACGGAATAAGACGAGCCGTGTGGAAACAAGAAGGTGTGAAGGTCGGGCATGTCGTGCTGGCCGAAAGCGGCGCCCTGCCGAAAACCACGTCGGGGAAGCTGCGGCGAGGCTCGGCGAGGGAGATGCTCGCCGGCGAACTGATCCCCAAGGTTTTCGAGGCGATCTATGACGAAGACGACAGGGGCGGCGCGTGGGCACGGGGCGGCGGCAATGAGATGGAGGTGTGCGGGACGAGTTGGGTGGTGGGAGAGGCCGGATCAGGGGAGGTCACTGGCATGGTCGTCATGGCCAGTGGGAGTGCTAGTCACCGCCTGCGTTTGCAGTCATCTCTCTGA